A part of Marinomonas rhizomae genomic DNA contains:
- a CDS encoding MmcQ/YjbR family DNA-binding protein, with protein MDSTTLKKYLLSKPEAEEYYPFDDYTAVFKVQGKMFALLIKKQGQPLLNLKCNPDHAIELRDIFKEIFPAYHMNKRHWNSIILDGDLPNGEIERLIDHSYGLVVKGLKKSIREGLEVRYGEDVYK; from the coding sequence TTGGACTCAACAACACTTAAAAAATATCTGCTTTCTAAGCCCGAGGCTGAAGAGTATTACCCATTTGATGATTATACGGCCGTGTTTAAAGTGCAAGGGAAGATGTTTGCCTTGTTGATTAAAAAACAAGGGCAGCCATTGCTAAACTTAAAGTGCAATCCAGACCATGCTATTGAACTGCGCGATATATTTAAAGAAATTTTTCCTGCTTACCATATGAATAAACGGCATTGGAATTCCATTATTCTGGATGGCGACTTACCAAATGGAGAAATTGAAAGGTTGATCGATCATTCTTATGGTTTGGTGGTAAAAGGTTTAAAGAAATCCATACGAGAAGGTTTGGAAGTTCGTTATGGTGAAGACGTTTATAAGTAA